The proteins below come from a single Parazoarcus communis genomic window:
- a CDS encoding PilZ domain-containing protein codes for MNAAVGDDAAERRARQRFVATRRGDICFWAMVNGERRPLNDLSLEGFSLPVSHDLDPGAEFRFVLQREGVPDRIEGHAKVVNQVGEGHTRKAGCRFVELDEEGVARLKDWLIAHVLASATVRINEREAAAIVSGPSLI; via the coding sequence ATGAATGCAGCGGTGGGCGATGACGCGGCTGAGCGTCGTGCGCGTCAGAGATTCGTCGCAACGCGTCGCGGTGATATCTGTTTCTGGGCAATGGTCAACGGTGAGCGCCGTCCACTCAACGACCTGTCGCTGGAGGGGTTTTCGCTGCCCGTCTCGCACGACCTCGATCCCGGCGCCGAATTTCGCTTCGTGCTTCAGCGTGAAGGCGTGCCGGATCGTATCGAAGGTCATGCAAAGGTGGTCAATCAGGTGGGCGAAGGTCATACGCGCAAGGCTGGCTGCCGGTTCGTCGAACTGGACGAAGAGGGCGTCGCACGTTTGAAGGACTGGCTGATTGCGCATGTCCTCGCGAGTGCCACCGTGCGCATCAATGAGCGGGAGGCCGCTGCCATCGTGAGTGGCCCGTCCCTGATCTGA
- a CDS encoding TRAP transporter permease, translating to MTRSKKTNTTHELTDEQLKQIVAEADTGGRKPTGLAAQFLLVIALAWSLFQLWIASPLPFSLGIFVLNDTESRAIHLAFAVFMAFAAYPAFKSSPRAYIPVVDWILATVAAFCAGYLFLFYAELASRPGIPTTLDLVVAVTGLVLLLEAARRALGLPMVILAVFFLIYIFFGQHMPDVIAHRGASLSKGMSHLWLTTEGVFGVALGVSASFIFLFVLFGALLETAGAGNYFIKSAIALLGHMRGGPAKAAVVASASTGLISGSSIANVVTTGTFTIPLMKSVGYRDDKAASVEVASSVNGQLMPPVMGAAAFLMVEYVGITYVEVMKHAIVPALISYIALFYIVHLEAMKMNLQGLPRREPLPWQRATVTTLMTVSGVVILAAIVYWGFGWLKNVVGESAFLIVGTLMLVAYIAIIRFAAKYPELHMEKPGDKMEYLPEIGPTLKSGLHYLLPVAALIWNLMVEQLSPALSAFWATLFLIFILVTQRPLFAFFRGKGEFGVALRHGFQDLFDGLVTGARNMIGIGIATATAGVIVGTVTLTGIGLAMTELVEILSGGNLMIMLSLVAVICLILGMGLPTTANYIVVSTLMAPVIVELGAQQGLLVPLIAVHLFVFYFGLMADVTPPVGLASYAAAGIAKSDPIKTGFTAFGYSARTAILPFMFIFNTQLLLIGITDAFHLIMTIVSATIASLMFAAATQGWFVTRNKIHETLILLLVTFSLFRPGFWLDMVYPAYDEVPASQLTQLVEAAPPKGDLRVWVQGLTLEGDEVSKGVLLPLGEPGNARERLSRMGLTLMTLGDDVQVAAVKFGSRAEKLGLEQGFNITSIELPAAGRPDKEWVFVPTLLLLAMVWFMQRARARREPPRPPHNPNA from the coding sequence ATGACCCGCTCGAAGAAAACCAATACAACCCACGAACTGACCGACGAACAGCTGAAGCAGATCGTTGCCGAAGCCGATACCGGTGGTCGCAAACCCACGGGTCTTGCAGCGCAGTTCCTCCTTGTCATTGCGCTGGCGTGGTCTCTGTTCCAGCTCTGGATTGCCTCTCCCCTGCCGTTCTCGCTCGGCATTTTCGTCCTCAACGATACCGAGTCCCGCGCCATCCACCTGGCGTTCGCTGTCTTCATGGCCTTTGCCGCCTACCCGGCATTCAAGAGCTCACCTCGCGCCTACATCCCCGTCGTAGACTGGATACTGGCAACAGTCGCCGCATTCTGCGCAGGCTACCTATTCCTTTTCTACGCTGAACTGGCGTCGCGCCCCGGCATTCCGACCACGCTCGATCTGGTCGTCGCAGTCACCGGCCTCGTTCTGCTGCTCGAAGCAGCCCGTCGCGCCCTCGGCTTGCCGATGGTGATCCTGGCGGTCTTCTTCCTGATCTATATCTTCTTCGGCCAGCACATGCCGGACGTCATCGCCCACCGCGGCGCGTCGCTGTCCAAGGGCATGAGCCACCTGTGGCTCACCACCGAAGGCGTGTTCGGCGTCGCGCTAGGCGTGTCCGCCAGCTTCATCTTCCTGTTCGTGCTGTTCGGCGCCCTGCTGGAAACCGCCGGCGCAGGCAACTACTTCATCAAGTCCGCAATCGCGCTGCTCGGGCACATGCGCGGCGGCCCGGCGAAGGCTGCAGTCGTGGCCTCTGCCTCGACCGGCCTGATCTCGGGCTCGTCGATTGCGAACGTGGTCACCACCGGCACCTTCACCATTCCGCTGATGAAAAGCGTGGGCTACCGGGACGACAAGGCCGCCTCGGTCGAAGTCGCCTCCTCGGTGAACGGCCAGCTAATGCCGCCCGTCATGGGCGCGGCAGCCTTCCTGATGGTGGAGTACGTCGGCATCACCTACGTCGAGGTGATGAAGCACGCCATCGTACCGGCACTGATCTCCTACATCGCGCTGTTCTACATCGTTCACCTCGAAGCAATGAAGATGAACCTGCAGGGACTGCCGCGTCGCGAACCCCTGCCCTGGCAACGCGCCACCGTCACGACCTTGATGACGGTGTCCGGAGTGGTCATTCTGGCCGCCATTGTGTACTGGGGTTTTGGCTGGCTCAAGAACGTCGTTGGCGAGTCCGCCTTCCTGATCGTCGGCACCCTGATGCTCGTCGCCTACATCGCGATCATCCGCTTTGCAGCGAAGTACCCCGAGCTCCACATGGAGAAGCCGGGTGACAAGATGGAGTACCTGCCCGAGATCGGCCCGACCCTGAAGTCCGGCCTGCACTACCTGCTGCCGGTTGCAGCCCTGATCTGGAACCTGATGGTGGAGCAGCTCTCGCCTGCACTGTCCGCGTTCTGGGCCACCCTGTTCCTGATCTTCATCCTCGTCACGCAGCGCCCGCTGTTCGCCTTCTTCCGCGGCAAGGGCGAGTTCGGCGTGGCCCTGCGCCACGGCTTCCAGGATCTGTTCGACGGGCTCGTCACCGGCGCCCGCAACATGATCGGCATCGGCATCGCGACCGCCACCGCCGGCGTGATCGTCGGTACCGTCACCCTGACCGGTATCGGCCTGGCCATGACCGAACTGGTCGAGATCCTGTCCGGTGGCAACCTGATGATCATGCTGTCGCTGGTTGCGGTGATCTGCCTCATCCTCGGCATGGGCCTGCCGACCACCGCCAACTACATCGTGGTATCGACGCTGATGGCGCCAGTGATCGTCGAGCTCGGCGCCCAGCAGGGCCTGCTGGTGCCGCTGATCGCAGTCCATCTGTTCGTGTTCTATTTCGGCCTGATGGCCGACGTGACGCCACCGGTCGGACTGGCCTCGTATGCGGCGGCGGGCATTGCCAAGAGCGACCCGATCAAGACCGGCTTCACTGCATTCGGCTACAGCGCTCGAACGGCCATCCTGCCCTTCATGTTCATCTTCAACACGCAGTTGCTGCTGATCGGCATCACGGACGCTTTCCACCTGATCATGACGATCGTCAGCGCCACAATCGCCAGTCTGATGTTTGCCGCAGCCACCCAGGGCTGGTTCGTGACCCGTAACAAGATTCACGAAACGCTGATTCTGCTGCTGGTGACCTTCAGCCTGTTCCGCCCCGGCTTCTGGCTGGACATGGTGTATCCCGCATACGACGAAGTGCCGGCAAGTCAGCTTACCCAGCTGGTGGAAGCCGCACCGCCCAAGGGCGACCTGCGCGTGTGGGTGCAGGGCCTCACGCTCGAGGGAGATGAAGTGTCCAAAGGTGTGCTGCTGCCGCTGGGCGAGCCTGGCAACGCACGTGAGCGCCTGTCACGCATGGGTCTGACCCTGATGACACTGGGCGACGACGTTCAGGTGGCTGCGGTGAAGTTCGGTAGCCGCGCTGAAAAGCTCGGGCTTGAGCAGGGCTTCAACATCACCTCGATCGAACTGCCCGCAGCGGGTCGTCCGGACAAGGAATGGGTCTTCGTGCCCACACTCCTTCTCCTGGCAATGGTCTGGTTCATGCAGCGTGCCCGTGCGCGCCGCGAGCCGCCAAGGCCACCCCACAACCCGAATGCCTGA
- a CDS encoding TAXI family TRAP transporter solute-binding subunit codes for MKKLTTLAAALVIVGSLGAAPAQAETKFVTIGTGGVTGVYYAAGGAICRLMNKDRAQHGIRCSVESTGGSVYNVNTIKAGELDFGVAQSDVQFNAVKGLNQFKDGGAVTELRAVFGLHPEPLTVLARKEAGITKFEDFKGKRFNVGNPGSGQRATIDVLLPALGMKTSDFSLTSELKPDEHSAALCDNKIDGFAYVVGHPAANIQDPTTTCGAKLVPVTGPGVDKLIKEFPYYAAVTIPGGMYANNPDATKTFGVVASFVTSSKVSDDVVYTMVKAVFENFDDFKKLHPAFANLEPKSMIKDGLSAPLHNGAIKYYKEKGWM; via the coding sequence ATGAAGAAGCTCACCACGCTCGCAGCAGCACTCGTAATTGTCGGCTCCCTCGGCGCAGCGCCGGCTCAGGCCGAGACGAAGTTTGTGACCATCGGTACCGGCGGCGTAACCGGCGTGTATTACGCCGCAGGCGGCGCAATCTGCCGCCTGATGAACAAGGATCGCGCCCAGCACGGCATTCGCTGCTCGGTCGAAAGTACCGGCGGCTCGGTCTACAACGTCAACACCATCAAGGCCGGCGAACTCGACTTCGGTGTCGCCCAGTCTGATGTTCAGTTCAATGCAGTGAAGGGCCTCAACCAGTTCAAGGACGGCGGTGCCGTGACCGAACTGCGCGCCGTCTTCGGCCTGCACCCCGAGCCACTGACCGTCCTGGCCCGCAAGGAAGCCGGTATCACCAAGTTTGAGGACTTCAAGGGCAAGCGCTTCAACGTCGGCAACCCGGGTTCGGGACAGCGCGCGACGATTGACGTGCTGCTGCCGGCGCTCGGCATGAAGACGTCCGACTTCTCGCTGACCTCCGAGCTCAAGCCCGATGAGCACAGCGCTGCACTGTGCGACAACAAGATCGACGGTTTCGCCTATGTCGTCGGCCACCCCGCCGCCAACATTCAGGATCCGACCACGACCTGCGGTGCGAAGCTCGTTCCGGTCACCGGCCCGGGCGTCGACAAGCTGATCAAGGAATTCCCGTACTACGCAGCCGTCACCATCCCCGGCGGCATGTACGCGAACAACCCGGACGCCACCAAGACCTTCGGCGTGGTTGCCAGCTTCGTCACCTCCTCCAAGGTGTCTGACGACGTGGTCTACACCATGGTCAAGGCGGTCTTCGAGAACTTCGATGACTTCAAGAAGCTGCACCCGGCGTTTGCCAACCTTGAGCCGAAGAGCATGATCAAGGACGGTCTGTCTGCTCCGTTGCACAATGGCGCAATCAAGTACTACAAGGAAAAGGGCTGGATGTAA
- a CDS encoding helical backbone metal receptor translates to MTSKTTPGFDSAHAPADLRDAFGNRHLPAGAAPRIVSLVPSLTELLCELGLSEALVGRTGFCIHPRETLRKVAKVGGTKDVKLDVVRALEPTHLVVNIDENRRETVEALAGFVPNVIVTHPCVPQDNFALYSLFGGIFGREAEAAALSAGLQDALDEAAAVKAEYGEEAVLYLIWREPWMTVSRATYISAMLGAVGWQSLPAEDEPRYPELDWSAPWMSGVARVFLSSEPYRFTARHLAEVGALAQRPSGLIDGEMASWYGSRAIEGLRYLAGLRRSLARSGPGEGADARP, encoded by the coding sequence ATGACATCCAAGACAACTCCCGGCTTTGACTCGGCGCACGCGCCTGCCGACTTGCGCGATGCGTTCGGAAATCGCCATCTGCCGGCGGGCGCCGCGCCCCGGATCGTGTCCCTGGTGCCCTCTCTGACCGAACTGTTGTGCGAACTGGGGCTTTCCGAAGCGCTGGTCGGACGTACGGGCTTCTGTATCCACCCGCGTGAGACGCTGCGCAAGGTGGCCAAGGTTGGTGGCACCAAGGATGTGAAGCTCGATGTGGTCCGTGCGCTCGAACCGACTCACCTAGTCGTGAATATCGACGAGAACCGGCGCGAGACGGTGGAGGCGCTGGCCGGGTTCGTGCCCAACGTGATCGTGACCCATCCCTGCGTGCCACAGGACAATTTCGCGCTTTACAGCCTGTTTGGCGGTATTTTCGGGCGCGAGGCGGAGGCGGCCGCACTGTCAGCCGGCCTGCAGGACGCCCTTGACGAGGCGGCAGCGGTGAAGGCCGAGTACGGCGAGGAAGCGGTGCTCTACCTCATCTGGCGCGAGCCCTGGATGACGGTATCCCGTGCGACCTACATCTCGGCGATGCTGGGGGCTGTGGGCTGGCAGAGTCTGCCGGCTGAAGACGAGCCGCGCTATCCCGAGCTGGATTGGAGTGCGCCCTGGATGAGTGGTGTCGCGCGGGTTTTTCTGTCGTCGGAGCCTTATCGCTTCACCGCCCGGCACCTGGCCGAAGTCGGGGCGCTGGCGCAGCGGCCGTCCGGCCTGATCGATGGCGAGATGGCGTCGTGGTACGGCAGTCGTGCAATCGAGGGGCTGCGCTACCTGGCTGGGCTGAGGCGAAGCCTGGCCCGAAGCGGGCCGGGTGAAGGCGCTGACGCGAGGCCTTAG
- a CDS encoding PIN domain-containing protein: MTAARNLVLDTNTVMALWHFKDPALETLSRAIDAGTLKLFSRDDALEEFRRVLAYTQFGISPDDQTRLFDVYRSRINPAPATAADALLLPACRDRDDQKFLEIARDAGVDHLLTRDKLLLKLARHSVLRDRFRILTPERFIAEGLC; this comes from the coding sequence ATGACGGCCGCACGAAATCTGGTCCTCGACACCAATACGGTGATGGCCCTGTGGCACTTCAAGGACCCCGCGCTAGAAACACTGTCCAGAGCCATCGATGCCGGTACACTGAAACTGTTCAGCCGTGACGATGCACTCGAGGAATTCCGGCGGGTGCTGGCCTACACCCAGTTCGGCATCAGCCCCGACGATCAGACCCGGCTCTTCGACGTATATCGCAGCCGCATCAATCCGGCGCCCGCCACTGCAGCCGACGCATTGCTGCTGCCGGCCTGCCGCGACCGTGACGATCAGAAGTTTCTGGAAATTGCGCGCGACGCCGGCGTCGACCACCTGCTGACCCGCGACAAACTGCTGCTCAAGCTCGCGCGCCACAGCGTGCTGCGCGATCGCTTCCGGATCCTGACGCCGGAGCGCTTCATTGCCGAAGGTCTGTGCTAA
- a CDS encoding PHA/PHB synthase family protein, translating into MAAPNENAQAELPDPQEVAQTYAEVAKRASHLISDHVQRQLKKGVSTPADELGIAQAFMDMMAKLLSNPYKLAQSQMNLVWDYFTLWQHSMLRFAGMHAAPVASPERSDKRFKDEEWQEHFMFDFVKQSYLIAARHIHDTVSGVDGLDEQSQKKVNFYTRQYIDALSPSNFALTNPEVFRETVKSHGQNLIKGLNNLLRDVEDGGGQLRVKMTDTTAFELGKNVATTPGKVVFQTDMMQLLQYTPSTDKVLKRPLLIVPPWINKFYILDLREKNSYIKWCVDQGHTVFVISWVNPDEKQSEKTFESYVKEGILAALDAIEQQTGEKEINAAGYCLGGTLLATTLAYLAGKKQKRIASATFFTTMTDFSDPGELGVFIDEQQVSSLEKKMFERGYLEGSEMAGTFNMLRSNDLIWSFVVNNYLMGKDPFPFDLLYWNSDSTRMPAKMHSFYLRGMYMENRLVQPGGVVIDDVPIDLSKIKVPCYFISAIEDHIAPWKSTYAGSLNFGGPVRFVLGGSGHIAGIVNPPVANKYGYWVNAAAKSPATADAWFEGAQQNAGSWWTDWQSWVSGHDADQVDARNPAKGKLKAIEDAPGSFVKMRLDAPKAVA; encoded by the coding sequence ATGGCTGCACCCAACGAGAACGCTCAAGCCGAGCTACCGGACCCGCAGGAAGTCGCTCAGACCTACGCCGAGGTCGCCAAACGCGCCTCCCACCTGATCAGCGATCATGTTCAGCGCCAACTCAAGAAGGGCGTGTCCACGCCCGCCGACGAACTCGGCATTGCACAGGCTTTCATGGACATGATGGCCAAGCTGCTGTCGAACCCGTACAAGCTCGCTCAGTCCCAGATGAACCTGGTGTGGGACTACTTCACCCTGTGGCAGCACTCGATGCTGCGCTTCGCCGGCATGCATGCTGCGCCTGTCGCCTCGCCCGAGCGCTCCGACAAGCGCTTCAAGGACGAAGAGTGGCAGGAACACTTCATGTTCGATTTCGTGAAGCAGTCCTACCTCATCGCCGCCCGCCACATCCACGACACCGTGAGCGGTGTGGATGGACTCGACGAGCAGTCGCAGAAGAAGGTCAACTTCTACACCCGTCAGTACATCGACGCGCTGTCGCCGTCCAACTTCGCCCTGACCAACCCGGAAGTGTTCCGTGAAACGGTCAAGAGCCACGGTCAGAACCTGATCAAGGGCCTGAACAACCTGCTGCGCGACGTCGAAGACGGCGGCGGTCAGCTGCGCGTCAAAATGACCGACACCACAGCCTTCGAGCTGGGCAAGAACGTTGCCACGACGCCGGGCAAGGTCGTGTTCCAGACCGACATGATGCAGCTGCTGCAATACACGCCGAGCACCGACAAGGTCCTCAAGCGCCCGCTGCTGATCGTCCCGCCCTGGATCAACAAGTTCTACATCCTTGACCTGCGCGAAAAGAACTCCTACATCAAGTGGTGCGTCGATCAGGGCCACACGGTGTTCGTGATCTCCTGGGTCAACCCGGACGAGAAGCAGTCCGAGAAGACCTTCGAGTCCTACGTCAAGGAAGGCATCCTCGCTGCGCTCGACGCCATCGAACAGCAAACCGGCGAGAAGGAAATCAACGCCGCGGGCTACTGCCTCGGCGGCACGCTGCTGGCCACCACGCTTGCCTACCTGGCAGGCAAGAAGCAGAAGCGCATCGCCTCGGCAACCTTCTTCACCACGATGACCGACTTCTCCGATCCGGGCGAGCTCGGCGTGTTCATCGACGAGCAGCAGGTCTCCAGCCTCGAGAAGAAGATGTTCGAGCGTGGCTATCTCGAAGGCTCGGAGATGGCTGGCACCTTCAACATGCTGCGTTCGAACGACCTGATCTGGTCCTTCGTGGTGAATAACTACCTGATGGGCAAGGATCCGTTCCCGTTCGACCTGCTGTACTGGAACTCCGACTCCACGCGCATGCCGGCCAAGATGCACAGCTTCTACCTGCGCGGCATGTACATGGAAAACCGCCTGGTACAGCCGGGTGGCGTGGTCATTGACGACGTGCCGATCGACCTGAGCAAGATCAAGGTGCCGTGCTACTTCATCTCGGCAATCGAAGATCACATCGCACCGTGGAAGAGCACCTATGCCGGTTCGCTCAACTTCGGCGGCCCGGTTCGCTTCGTCCTCGGCGGCTCCGGCCACATCGCCGGCATCGTCAACCCGCCGGTCGCCAACAAGTACGGCTACTGGGTCAACGCCGCAGCCAAGTCACCGGCCACCGCCGACGCGTGGTTCGAAGGTGCCCAGCAGAACGCCGGTTCGTGGTGGACCGACTGGCAGTCATGGGTTTCCGGCCATGACGCCGACCAGGTCGACGCACGCAACCCGGCCAAGGGCAAGCTCAAGGCCATCGAAGATGCGCCTGGCTCCTTCGTCAAGATGCGTCTCGACGCACCCAAGGCAGTAGCCTGA
- a CDS encoding MBL fold metallo-hydrolase produces the protein MTTTNEIDYPFEHLPDGGAVTPVAPGIGWVRMPLPFALDHINLWLLDDGEALAAVDTGFGLEPIKAHWSQILGADARPLSRLIITHCHPDHLGLATWLTARNGATLHMTQGEFLGGHALWHQLPGYSVADMIMQFRRHGLDEKRLDALTERGNGYRRGVPEMPSSYQRMFAGDRIRVGEHEWEVIVGYGHSPEHASLYCAALGVLISGDMLLPRISTNVSVFAATPDDDPLGWFLDSLRRINHLPEDTLVLPSHGKPFRGIRKRVDQLIEHHRERCAALLAECRTARSAGELLGTLFPRELDTHQVMFAMGEAIAHLNHLVKRGELCRVEGDDGAIRFIKIS, from the coding sequence ATGACGACAACAAACGAAATCGACTATCCCTTTGAGCATCTGCCGGACGGCGGCGCCGTTACGCCGGTCGCCCCCGGCATCGGCTGGGTGCGCATGCCCCTGCCCTTTGCGCTGGACCACATCAACCTGTGGCTGCTCGACGACGGCGAAGCGCTGGCCGCGGTGGACACCGGCTTCGGCCTCGAGCCGATCAAGGCCCACTGGTCACAGATCCTCGGTGCCGACGCCCGCCCCCTGTCACGCCTGATCATCACCCACTGCCACCCGGACCACCTTGGCCTGGCGACCTGGCTGACGGCGCGCAACGGTGCGACGCTGCATATGACGCAGGGTGAGTTCCTCGGCGGTCACGCCCTGTGGCATCAGCTTCCCGGTTATTCGGTCGCCGACATGATCATGCAGTTCCGCAGGCACGGTCTCGACGAAAAGCGCCTCGACGCCCTCACCGAACGTGGCAACGGATATCGTCGTGGCGTGCCCGAGATGCCCTCGAGCTACCAGCGCATGTTTGCGGGCGACCGCATCCGCGTCGGCGAGCATGAGTGGGAGGTCATCGTCGGCTATGGCCATTCGCCTGAACACGCCAGCCTGTATTGCGCTGCGCTCGGCGTGCTGATCTCGGGCGACATGCTGCTGCCGCGCATTTCCACCAATGTCAGTGTTTTTGCAGCAACGCCGGATGACGATCCACTGGGCTGGTTTCTGGATTCATTGCGCCGCATCAATCACTTGCCTGAAGACACGCTCGTGCTACCATCCCACGGCAAGCCTTTCCGTGGCATACGTAAAAGAGTCGACCAATTGATCGAACATCACCGCGAACGCTGCGCTGCACTATTGGCAGAATGCCGCACTGCACGGAGCGCTGGCGAGTTGCTGGGTACGCTTTTCCCCCGCGAACTGGACACGCATCAGGTCATGTTCGCCATGGGAGAGGCCATTGCCCATTTGAACCATCTCGTGAAGCGGGGAGAGCTTTGCAGGGTGGAGGGAGATGATGGGGCGATTCGCTTCATCAAGATAAGCTGA
- a CDS encoding MerR family transcriptional regulator: protein MASEQTYTITELAREFDITPRAIRFYEDQGLLMPARTGRARVYTKADRTRLKLILRGKRLGLSLAEINELLDMYGGVRNSAPQLERFTKVLAERRAALEQQRIDIEAVLIEIDSLERQCNALLGHNPEGAAAARAELVKHIDSASTA, encoded by the coding sequence ATGGCCAGCGAACAGACTTACACGATCACCGAGCTTGCGCGCGAGTTCGACATCACCCCGCGTGCAATCCGCTTCTACGAAGACCAGGGCCTGCTCATGCCGGCCCGCACCGGGCGCGCCCGGGTCTATACCAAGGCCGATCGCACCCGTCTCAAACTCATTCTGCGCGGCAAGCGTCTTGGCCTGTCACTGGCCGAAATCAACGAGTTGCTCGACATGTACGGCGGTGTGCGCAATTCGGCGCCGCAGCTTGAGCGCTTTACCAAGGTGCTGGCCGAGCGCCGTGCCGCGCTCGAACAGCAGCGCATCGACATCGAAGCCGTGTTGATCGAGATCGACAGTCTTGAGCGCCAGTGCAACGCCTTGCTGGGTCACAACCCCGAAGGGGCTGCTGCAGCACGGGCCGAACTGGTGAAGCATATCGACAGCGCGAGCACCGCCTGA
- a CDS encoding PaaI family thioesterase: MRHEAPQFQPKDPDYADRVRASFGMQQAMQLIGAELAELEPGFAEIHLPHRPEITQQHGYIHGGVVGMIADSAAGYAANTLTPHDTSVLTVEYKLNLLAPADGQRLVARGEVIKPGRTLLITRAEVYAVRDERWTLCAVMQQTIIAMHGKKDGAA, translated from the coding sequence ATGAGACACGAGGCACCTCAGTTCCAGCCCAAGGATCCGGACTATGCTGACCGTGTGCGAGCAAGCTTCGGCATGCAGCAGGCGATGCAACTGATCGGGGCAGAACTGGCTGAACTGGAACCCGGGTTTGCCGAGATTCACCTGCCGCACCGGCCGGAGATTACCCAGCAGCACGGTTATATCCATGGCGGGGTGGTCGGCATGATTGCCGATTCGGCCGCAGGCTATGCGGCCAATACGCTGACACCGCACGACACAAGCGTGCTGACGGTGGAGTACAAGCTCAACCTGCTGGCGCCGGCGGACGGTCAGCGCCTGGTGGCGCGGGGCGAGGTGATCAAGCCCGGGCGCACGCTGTTGATTACGCGCGCCGAGGTGTATGCGGTGCGCGACGAACGCTGGACCTTGTGCGCGGTGATGCAGCAGACCATCATCGCCATGCACGGTAAGAAAGACGGCGCAGCCTGA
- the can gene encoding carbonate dehydratase, which produces MTVRLLTITASDAAELAHVRQFFRNYAAWLGVDMNFQGFAEEVANLPGAYGAVDGRLFYAEVDGRPAGCVGVRRLSDGMCEMKRLYVEPEARGTGVGRQLAMAAIQAAKGLGYRRVMLDTLPAMRIAVKLYRELGFTEAPAYYQTPVEGTVFMTLDLDNWSEAEVNNENLFHLFDFNVAWARQMQEVDPGFFEKLSHLQSPEYLWIGCSDSRVPANQIVGLLPGEVFVHRNVANVVVHTDLNCLSVIQFAVDVLKVKHIMVVGHYGCGGVKAALNRDRVGLVDLWLRHVQDVHVKHRGAVDDLPLEQRHDRLCEFNVMEQVVNVAQTVVVQDAWARGQRLTVHGWIYGLKNGLIRDLGINVSRSEDLMPRYAAALEALGN; this is translated from the coding sequence ATGACCGTCCGCCTGCTCACGATTACTGCCAGCGACGCCGCTGAGCTTGCGCACGTGCGCCAGTTCTTTCGCAACTACGCGGCCTGGCTGGGCGTCGATATGAATTTTCAGGGTTTCGCCGAGGAGGTGGCCAATCTTCCCGGCGCCTATGGCGCAGTCGACGGGCGTCTGTTCTACGCTGAGGTGGATGGTCGTCCGGCCGGGTGTGTCGGTGTGCGCCGCCTGTCTGACGGCATGTGCGAGATGAAGCGGCTCTACGTCGAGCCCGAGGCGCGCGGCACCGGTGTGGGGCGTCAGCTCGCCATGGCCGCGATTCAGGCTGCGAAGGGGCTCGGCTACCGCCGGGTCATGCTCGATACGCTGCCCGCGATGCGGATCGCGGTAAAGCTGTATCGCGAGCTCGGCTTTACCGAGGCGCCTGCCTACTACCAGACGCCGGTCGAGGGTACGGTGTTCATGACCCTCGATCTGGACAACTGGTCAGAGGCCGAGGTGAACAACGAGAACCTGTTCCACCTCTTCGATTTCAACGTGGCGTGGGCGCGCCAGATGCAGGAGGTCGACCCCGGTTTCTTCGAGAAGCTGTCACATCTGCAAAGCCCGGAATACCTGTGGATCGGATGCTCGGATTCGCGCGTGCCTGCCAACCAGATCGTCGGCCTGCTGCCGGGCGAGGTGTTCGTCCATCGCAATGTGGCCAACGTGGTGGTGCATACCGACCTCAACTGCCTGTCAGTCATCCAGTTCGCGGTGGATGTGCTCAAGGTGAAGCACATCATGGTGGTGGGCCATTACGGCTGCGGTGGCGTGAAAGCAGCACTCAACCGCGATCGTGTCGGCCTGGTCGATCTGTGGCTGCGTCATGTGCAGGACGTCCACGTCAAGCACCGCGGGGCTGTGGACGATTTGCCGCTGGAGCAGCGTCACGACCGCCTGTGCGAGTTCAATGTCATGGAGCAGGTGGTGAACGTGGCGCAGACGGTGGTGGTGCAGGACGCCTGGGCGCGCGGCCAGCGCCTGACCGTGCATGGCTGGATCTATGGCTTGAAGAACGGACTGATTCGCGATCTCGGGATCAACGTCAGCCGCAGCGAAGATTTGATGCCGCGCTATGCCGCGGCGCTCGAAGCACTCGGAAACTGA